CCGGAGGATCGTCTCCGGCCTGCCCCTGCGCTCCCTGCGGCTGGGGCTCTCTGGCCAGGCCGACGTGGTGGAGTTCGAGGCCGACGGCGCGCCCTTCCCCGTGGAGCACAAGCGCGGCCGGGCCAAGGAGGAGGACTGGGACCGGGTGCAGCTCTGCGCCCAGGCCCTCTGTCTGGAGGAGATGACCGGCAGGACGGTGGAGCGGGGGGCCTTGTTCTACGGCAAGACCCGCCGCCGGGAGGACGTGGTTTTTGACGCGGACCTGCGGCGGCGCACGGAGGAGACGGCCGCACGACTGCACGAACTGGTGGAATCCGGCCGCACGCCGCCTCCCGAGCCCTCGGGCCGTTGCCGGAACTGCTCCCTGGCGTCCGTGTGCCTGCCGGGCGCGCGCCGCTCGGTGGAACCCTATCTGCGCAAGGCGTTCGACGAATGAAGCACTATCTCAACACGCTCTATGTGACCACCC
The nucleotide sequence above comes from Desulfovibrio aminophilus DSM 12254. Encoded proteins:
- the cas4 gene encoding CRISPR-associated protein Cas4 produces the protein MYSEDGLLPLSALQHLLFCPRQCALIHVERQWEENRFTAEGRVAHEKVHEAGSETRGGRRIVSGLPLRSLRLGLSGQADVVEFEADGAPFPVEHKRGRAKEEDWDRVQLCAQALCLEEMTGRTVERGALFYGKTRRREDVVFDADLRRRTEETAARLHELVESGRTPPPEPSGRCRNCSLASVCLPGARRSVEPYLRKAFDE